GTCGTCCTGAAAAAGGCAAAGGTCAAGGAGGTCAACTTTCACGCGCTCCGCCACACCTTTGCCACCATCGCCGCCAGCAAAAACATGCAGATATCTGTCTTGAGCAGGATATTGGGACATTCCAACGCAGCATTGACATTACAGTTATATATCCATTCCATCACAAATCAGGACAGGGCAGAAATGTCTAAAGTAGATTGGGAATATTCAGCCTGATCTTTTTTTACAGGCCAAAAAGACCGTATAATGAGGACACTTGTACCCGCAACTTGTGCACTAACATGAAATGTGGTAAAATGAACAGGTATATTTAGAAAAGGGAGGGAGAAAATGAGTTTTTCTGAAATTATTGCGGTGGTCAATGACTTTGTGTGGGGACCATACATGCTTGTGCTGTTAGTGGGTACAGGTGTCTTTTTGACCATACGCCTGA
The DNA window shown above is from Eubacterium limosum and carries:
- a CDS encoding tyrosine-type recombinase/integrase; amino-acid sequence: MVVADSWGNINENTFVFQNQSGSFIDPRVYQQYFKVVLKKAKVKEVNFHALRHTFATIAASKNMQISVLSRILGHSNAALTLQLYIHSITNQDRAEMSKVDWEYSA